The proteins below are encoded in one region of Drosophila santomea strain STO CAGO 1482 chromosome 2R, Prin_Dsan_1.1, whole genome shotgun sequence:
- the LOC120445417 gene encoding periodic tryptophan protein 1 homolog — protein sequence MAEEGPPEPSIDFVPALCFVPRGVAKDRPDKIVLTQAELARIIGDTQQELDEESDDEAEEGENAAEDHNDMDVDDHEDANSENRNPQDEFQFQEYDNETNANVTSLANIVDAGEQIPDEDEDSEAEDEVIKPSDNLILVGHVQDDAASMEVWVFNQEEEALYTHHDFLLPSFPLCIEWMNHDAGSEKAGNMCAIGCMDPIITIWDLDIQDSIEPTFKLGSKGSRKQNKEQYGHKDAVLDLSWNTNFEHILASGSVDQTVILWDMDEGQPHTTITAFGEKVQSLEFHPKEAQSILTGCADGFVRLFDCRDSEGVNSSSIQWKVDGEVEKVLWHPTQTDYFIVGTNDGSLHYADKRSPGQLLWSVKAHNEEISGVCFNNQMPNLLTSTSTEGTLKVWNFDGTEAKHVYEHEFNMGRLQCMRQCPEDPYTLAFGGEKPPRCAIFNIKNSIAVRRTFGIADAE from the coding sequence ATGGCTGAGGAAGGACCACCAGAACCGAGCATTGACTTTGTCCCAGCTCTTTGCTTCGTACCACGCGGCGTGGCCAAGGATCGCCCCGACAAGATCGTGCTGACGCAGGCGGAGCTGGCCAGGATTATTGGAGATACGCAGCAGGAATTGGACGAGGAGAGCGACGACGAGGCGGAGGAGGGCGAAAATGCCGCGGAGGACCATAACGACATGGATGTGGACGACCACGAGGATGCCAACAGTGAGAACCGCAATCCCCAGGACGAGTTCCAATTCCAGGAGTATGACAACGAGACGAATGCCAATGTCACCAGTCTGGCCAACATCGTGGACGCTGGCGAGCAAATCCCCGATGAGGACGAAGACTCCGAGGCCGAGGACGAGGTGATCAAGCCCAGCGACAACCTTATTCTCGTGGGTCACGTGCAGGATGACGCCGCTTCCATGGAGGTGTGGGTGTTCAACCAGGAAGAGGAGGCTCTCTACACCCATCACGATTTTCTGCTGCCCAGCTTTCCCCTGTGCATTGAGTGGATGAATCACGACGCGGGCAGCGAAAAGGCGGGCAACATGTGCGCCATCGGCTGCATGGATCCGATAATCACCATCTGGGATTTGGACATCCAGGACTCTATTGAGCCCACCTTTAAGCTGGGTTCTAAGGGCAGCCGCAAGCAGAACAAGGAGCAGTATGGACACAAGGACGCAGTGCTGGATCTCTCTTGGAACACCAATTTTGAGCACATTCTGGCCAGCGGCTCCGTGGACCAAACTGTGATTCTTTGGGACATGGACGAGGGCCAGCCTCATACCACCATTACTGCCTTTGGTGAAAAGGTTCAGTCGCTGGAATTCCATCCGAAAGAGGCCCAAAGCATCCTAACCGGATGTGCCGATGGATTTGTGCGACTCTTTGATTGCCGCGACTCTGAAGGCGTCAACTCGTCCAGCATTCAGTGGAAAGTTGACGGTGAGGTGGAGAAGGTCCTGTGGCATCCCACTCAGACTGACTACTTCATCGTGGGCACCAACGATGGAAGCTTGCACTACGCCGACAAACGTTCTCCTGGCCAGCTGCTGTGGTCCGTAAAGGCCCACAATGAGGAAATCTCCGGTGTGTGTTTCAACAACCAGATGCCCAATCTGCTGACCTCTACCTCCACGGAAGGCACACTGAAGGTGTGGAACTTTGATGGCACAGAGGCAAAGCACGTCTACGAGCACGAGTTCAACATGGGCCGCTTGCAATGCATGCGCCAATGCCCCGAAGATCCCTACACCTTGGCCTTTGGTGGAGAGAAGCCTCCGCGCTGCGCGATCTTTAACATCAAAAACTCGATAGCCGTGCGCCGGACGTTTGGAATCGCTGATGCGGAGTAG